Proteins found in one Plasmodium malariae genome assembly, chromosome: 13 genomic segment:
- the PmUG01_13049100 gene encoding conserved Plasmodium protein, unknown function: MDSEYQGLLNSKEREDESNGAHIAEKVEKGGETIENTLMKLNVRYQTLFFSSGVMTVFCGTISLLESLRYFYFTNFVVSTFLITMGLIMMILDIPGTPRWAAKHRIMIRKYIKFLTRLTGKAVWFFFLGSMSCLNLWPHSKKVTFFRSFWVVLFSSFILAVAVVGFLIALRKSLRLEKLKKTIKLVSKGAYIDCYRKYSVADPDHGMQFEEFNRMCSDHTNGYIYFDFLDLFIIFNALDEHQKCSINEREFLEWINGPVTYL, translated from the exons ATGGATTCAG AATATCAAGGCTTACTAAACAGCAAAGAACGAGAAGATGAAAGTAACGGGGCTCATATAGCCGAGAAGGTTGAAAAAGGAGGAGAAACGATTGAAAATActttaatgaaattaaatgtaAGATATCAaaccttatttttttcatctggGGTTATGACTGTTTTTTGCGGTACCATATCATTACTAGAATCTCTgagatatttttattttactaattttgTAGTCTCTACGTTCTTAAT AACTATGGGATTAATAATGATGATCTTAGACATCCCAGGAACCCCCAGATGGGCTGCTAAACACAGAATTATGATtagaaaatacataaaatttttaacaagGTTGACAGGAAAAGCTGTGtggtttttctttttgg gCTCAATGTCCTGCCTGAATTTATGGCCACATTCTAAAAAAGTGACTTTCTTTAGATCCTTTTGGGTTGTTTTATTTAGCAGTTTCATATTAGCAGTAGCAGTTGTTGGGTTTTTAATAGCTTTAAGAAAGTCTTTAAgattagaaaaattaaaaaaaactatcAAGTTAGTTTCAAAGGGGGCTTATATTGATTGTTACAGAAAATATAGTGTAGCTGATCCTGACCATGGAATGCAATTTGAAGAGTTTAATAGAATGTGTTCAGATCATACGAatggttatatatattttgactTTTTagatttgtttattatttttaatgcttTGGATGAACACCAGAAATGTTCCATAAATGAAAGAGAATTTTTGGAGTGGATAAACGGACCTGTGAcctatttataa
- the PmUG01_13049300 gene encoding conserved Plasmodium protein, unknown function, whose product MTISNRSFVYSLQHLLTLYRRANIKNAVKSTHILLCHLKGYNTAYKKYVCAYGKNFIVHKNQFSIYAKNKSDECNTSEEHSDDDNDKLFLNDNESENDAEEEQEEKYSKTKRPCNNSENSDQINKHISDKQNFNEQVINSPTEITKKSKYDSDVILIYEDLPHLSSDMLSPHLSEEEIEQVNSGIPDFPYDNYSNNIAYNKKIKK is encoded by the exons aTGACGATCAGCAACAGGAGCTTCGTATATTCTTTGCAGCATTTACTAACTTTAT acAGACgagcaaatataaaaaatgctgTGAAAAGTACGCATATATTATTGTGTCATTTGAAGGGATATAACACAgcgtataaaaaatatgtatgtgcatatggGAAGAATTTTATAGTTCACAAGAATCAATTTTCAATTTATGCAAAGAACAAATCAGATGAGTGTAACACAAGTGAGGAGCATAGTGATGATGACAATGACaaactatttttaaatgataacgAAAGTGAAAATGATGCAGAAGAAGAACAGGaggaaaaatattcaaaaacaaaaaggcCTTGTAATAACTCAGAAAATAGCGATCAgattaataaacatatttccgacaaacaaaattttaatgaacaaGTTATAAATTCTCCCACGGAGATAACAAAAAAGAGCAAATACGACTCGGATGTGATCCTAAT ATACGAAGACTTGCCACATTTATCCAGTGATATGCTTAGTCCCCATTTGAGCGAGGAAGAAATAGAACAAGTAAACTCAGGAATACCCGATTTCCCGTACGATAATTACTCTAATAATATTGCTTATAACAAGAAGATAAAGAAATAG
- the PmUG01_13049500 gene encoding WD repeat-containing protein, putative produces MKKRRIGNSDNSSRALENLSIGEENKKYIYPSIANSPILLCNDKIIYGYGNSLIVFCLKENKYIKKIQDHRNAIRSLDVNENNKYFLTTGDDKLIIIYDENWTVCHRIIHKKKIVKAYFLKYVQREEKKFEILFVDKYGDMYIYDINTLIRKEDEPTDSATVEGNEKRSAKNGHLRIEKSKEDDQKEEKTEEDDKGTVKLRYLNDALNEIQENDDDLFFMKDFEHMLQNNSECSENSLLSDKSNNKQEDNTEGEMVDDYANHELLNLKDKNKMNNVKKKLERHYLKCLQNKCLLYPIMTCNSAVISLYYDKNFLIIGDRDEKIRIIKNKSINKIYNFYLNHKLFITSLLLINEHTFCSAAADCYLHLWDIKTKEIVDSLYLDFHFLSKFIELKLIFNNSNHMNKYKFIVSILNYHHTASSIFATIENLKGILIIPLIMDSKTNSNIKFNKENISFYPLKYDVLSFLFLNVYNTYVVFFTDRNKGTLHQIKLNEHGQLGGELITYDHSFFDGKEKMDIGLINYWKHTTIEGDSY; encoded by the exons ATGAAGAAGAGACGAATTGGAAACTCAGACAATTCTTCGCGTGCTTTAGAAAATTTGAGTATAGGGGAAGagaataaaaagtatatttatcCAAGTATAGCAAACTCACCAATACTTTTAtgtaatgataaaataatatatggatATGGAAATAGCTTAATAGTATTTTGTTTGAAggagaataaatatataaagaagatCCAAGACCATAGGAATGCTATAAGATCATTGGatgtaaatgaaaataataaatactttttaacAACGGGGGatgataaattaattataatatatgatgaAAATTGGACAGTATGCCACAGAataattcacaaaaaaaaaatagttaagGCATATTTCTTGAAATATGTACAAcgggaagaaaaaaaatttgaaatactATTTGTAGACAAATATGGggatatgtacatatatgatataaatacGCTCATTCGGAAGGAGGATGAGCCAACGGATAGCGCTACAGTTGAAGGTAACGAAAAAAGGAGTGCAAAAAATGGGCACCTGCGGATAGAGAAGTCGAAGGAGGATGATCAAAAAGAGGAGAAAACGGAGGAAGACGATAAAGGCACTGTCAAACTGCGCTATTTAAACGATGCGTTAAATGAGATTCAGGAAAATGATGacgatttattttttatgaaagaTTTTGAACATATGTTACAAAATAATTCTGAATGTTCAGAAAATTCGTTACTTAGTGATAAAAGCAATAATAAGCAAGAGGATAATACCGAAGGAGAAATGGTAGACGACTATGCGAACCATGagttattaaatttaaaggataaaaataaaatgaataatgtaAAGAAGAAACTAGAAAGGCactatttaaaatgtttacaaaataaatgtttgCTTTACCCTATTATGACATGCAATTCTGCTGTAATTTCTTTGTATTATgataagaattttttaataataggTGATAGggatgaaaaaataagaataataaaaaataaaagtattaataagatatataacttttatttaaatcacaagctttttattacttcacttcttttaattaatgaaCATACATTTTGTTCAGCTGCAGCGGATTGCTACTTACATTTGTGggatattaaaacaaaagaaattgTCGATTCATTATATCttgattttcattttttatcaaaatttatagaattaaaattaatatttaacaatTCCAATCACatgaacaaatataaatttatcgtaagcattttaaattatcatcACACAGCCTCATCCATCTTTGCTACTATAGAAAATTTGAAAGGAATACTAATAATACCATTAATTATGGACAGTAAAAcaaatagtaatataaaatttaacaaGGAGAATATCTCGTTTTACCCCTTAAAATATGATGTATTATCCTTCctctttttaaatgtttacaATACATATGTCGTATTTTTTACTGATAGAAATAAGGGCACTTTACaccaaataaaattaaatgaacaCGGTCAGCTCGGTGGTGAGTTGATTACGTATGACCACTCCTTTTTTGATGGCAAGGAAAAAATGG aTATAGGATTAATAAATTACTGGAAACACACAACTATAGAGGGTGATTcgtattaa
- the PmUG01_13049700 gene encoding conserved Plasmodium protein, unknown function — MNKYMSSSSTILNNKKNVEQAIKNKLDTEKNVEGGKNEKNGEMYCEIKKNLLKLEKVFLDNVLLQVKKKTVSSAKNSVEKSAINELNKYKKNIELLKSKVNIEDNTDKIVKLENKLKENEEILLKLNNDKEGLENISKQQLKAIDEICLNETQLSIQAKYEEIRQLKEDLMKLKNTYMQNEDILKKKQEQLINIDNQLKKKIYSIKSVKGTNNNSNNSNSSSNNINNNNSNNNNSNSNNNSNLSTMNNNKILSNYQIQNLKAQIDMINENINSDTQHYEEKIAELQKSITSSENDIEFLNSQIEEIKKNIENISLDIKKMRRQKKEK; from the exons atgaataaatacatGAGCTCAAGTAGTACcattttaaataacaaaaaaaatgtagaacaAGCTATTAAAAACAAGTTAGATACAGAGAAGAATGTTGAGGGAggtaaaaacgaaaaaaatggCGAAATGTATTGtgagataaaaaagaatttattaaaactaGAAAAAGTGTTTTTAGATAATGTGCTATTACAAGTTAAAAAGAAGACAGTTTCTAGTGCCAAAAATTCTGTCGAAAAGTCAGCTATAAATgagttaaataaatataaaaaaaatattgaattgTTGAAAAGTAAAGTAAACATAGAAGACAATACAGATAAAATAGTGAAGTTagaaaacaaattaaaagaaaatgaagaaatattactaaaattaaataatgacAAAGAAGgtttagaaaatatttcaaagCAACAATTGAAAGCAATAGATGAAATTTGTCTAAATGAAACTCAATTATCAATACAAgcaaaatatgaagaaattaGACAGTTAAAAGAAGACTtgatgaaattaaaaaatacatatatgcaaaatGAAGACATtctaaagaaaaaacaagaacagttaattaatatagataaccaattaaagaaaaaaatatactcaATTAAAAGCGTGAAAGGCactaataataacagtaacaacAGCAACAGCAGCAGCAACAACAtcaataataacaatagtaataacaataatagtaatagcaataataatagcaatctTTCAACGATGAATAATAACAAGATATTGTCAAATTATCAAATACAAAATCTTAAAGCCCAAATAGATATGATAAATGAGAATATAAATAGCGACACCCAAcattatgaagaaaaaatagcCGAGCTACAAAAAAGTATCACCTCCTCTGAAAATGACATAGAGTTTTTAAATTCACaaatagaagaaataaagaag aatattgaaaatatctCTTtagacataaaaaaaatgagaaggcagaaaaaggaaaagtag
- the PmUG01_13049600 gene encoding tRNA-dihydrouridine synthase, putative has protein sequence MINNSNEYSTKKEYEKTFWEQIGKPKHILAPMVDLSELAFRLLCRNYNCHLTFTPMLHSKNFVDQEKYRKSYFQSCVKDKPVIAQFCGNNSNIILNAIEFIKNDVNAVDLNLGCPQQIAKKGNYGAFLLQKHDEVVHLVSDIINNCDIPITCKIRKIDKDYQKTLNLCYDLQSRNVKMITIHGRTKEEKGINIKHCDYEIIKIIKERLSIPVVANGSIEHFEDIEKCLNYTKADAVMCAEILLEKPYFFSNLNVDTVDIVNEYYDLFLKYESNTKYLKGHLFKMLYKYFQVHTDLRDLLNNCHYLNDYLNFQAVLNEKKKEGALIESSHSWYRRYRKSVNGE, from the coding sequence atgattAACAACTCAAATGAATAtagtacaaaaaaagaatatgaaaaaacatTCTGGGAACAAATTGGGAAGCCCAAACATATTTTAGCCCCAATGGTTGATTTAAGTGAATTAGCTTTTCGATTACTTTGCAGAAATTACAATTGTCATTTAACTTTTACCCCTATGTTACACTCCAAAAATTTTGTTGACCaggaaaaatatagaaaaagcTACTTTCAAAGCTGTGTTAAAGATAAACCTGTAATAGCTCAATTTTGTGGAAATAATtcgaatattattttaaatgcaattgagtttattaaaaatgatgtaAATGCTGTGGATTTAAATTTAGGGTGCCCTCAACAAATtgcaaaaaaaggaaattatgGTGCCTTTTTATTACAGAAACACGATGAAGTTGTCCATTTAGTTTCAGATATAATTAACAATTGTGATATACCTATTACTTGTAAGATTAGAAAAATTGATAAAGACTATCAGAAGACTTTAAATTTATGTTATGATCTTCAAAGTCGTAATGTTAAAATGATTACAATTCATGGAAGAACAAAAGAAGAGaaaggaataaatataaaacattgcgattatgaaattataaaaataattaaagaacGATTAAGTATTCCTGTAGTAGCAAATGGATCTATTGAACATTTTGAAGATATTGAGAAATGcttaaattatacaaaagCAGATGCAGTTATGTGTGCTGAAATTTTACTTGAAAagccatattttttttcaaatctAAATGTTGACACAGTAGATATAGTTAATGAAtattatgatttatttttaaaatatgaatcaaatacaaaatatttaaaaggtCATCTATTCAAAAtgctttataaatattttcaagtACACACCGATCTACGAGACTTACTAAATAATTGTCACTACTTAAATGATTACTTAAACTTTCAAGCagttttaaatgaaaaaaagaaagaaggtGCTTTAATCGAATCATCGCACAGCTGGTACAGGAGATATAGGAAGAGCGTCAATGGGGAGTAG
- the DDI1 gene encoding DNA damage-inducible protein 1, putative, translating into MVFITISDDSKIITSLDVHEDTEMFTIMNIIENDFSLNMNQNELTYNGNSLNKFDTIKKLNINEGDLLFVRKKLSLDLISNGPNTIEGIGANNNNSSNTPNSSVNPNQSNNTNIMNNPTFNALLEQFRIFQENEYIKKETGLLLDLKKDKNKMSILQLQDKTLYDAINSENVEEIKKIVKEKYEQEKKEKEREQQMYEKALKNPLSEDSQKYIYENIYKNQINSNLALAQEHFPEAFGVVYMLYIPVEINKNVVHAFVDSGAQSSIMSKKCAEKCNILRLMDKRFTGIAKGVGTKSILGKIHMVDIKIGNYFYAVSLTIIDEYDIDFIFGLDLLKRHQCQIDLKKNALIIDNNEIPFLSEKDIIARSS; encoded by the coding sequence ATGGTGTTCATAACTATATCTGATGATAGCAAGATAATAACGAGCCTAGACGTACATGAAGATACTGAAATGTTCACAATTATGAACATAATTGAGAATGATTTTTCTCTTAATATGAATCAAAATGAATTGACATATAATGGAAATTCTTTAAATAAGTTTgacacaataaaaaaattgaacataAATGAAGGCGATTTGTTATTTGTTCGAAAGAAGTTGAGTCTTGATTTGATAAGCAATGGGCCAAATACCATTGAAGGGATAGGTgcaaacaataataatagtagtaatactCCAAATAGTTCCGTCAATCCAAACCAATCTAACAACACcaatattatgaataacCCAACATTTAACGCCTTACTAGAACAGTTTCGAATTTTTCAAGAAAAcgaatacataaaaaaggaaacgGGATTGTTGTTGGacttaaaaaaagataagaataaaatgaGTATTCTACAATTACAAGATAAGACTTTATATGATGCTATAAATAGTGAAAATGTAGAagagattaaaaaaatagtgaaagaaaaatatgaacaagaaaaaaaagaaaaagaaagagaacAACAAATGTATGAAAAAGCATTAAAAAATCCTTTATCAGAAGATtctcaaaaatatatatatgaaaatatttataaaaatcagATTAATTCAAATTTAGCATTAGCTCAAGAACATTTTCCTGAAGCTTTTGGAGTAGTCTATATGCTATATATACCagttgaaataaataaaaatgttgttCATGCTTTTGTGGATTCTGGTGCTCAATCAAGTATAATGTCCAAAAAATGTGcagaaaaatgtaatattttgaGATTAATGGATAAAAGATTTACAGGTATAGCTAAAGGGGTTGGCACAAAATCTATCCTAGGTAAAATACACATGGTTGATATTAAAATtggaaattatttttatgctgTTTCTTTAACTATTATTGATGAATATGATATTGATTTTATATTTGGATtagatttattaaaaagacATCAGTGCCAAATAGATTTGAAGAAAAATGCCTTAATTATTGATAACAATGAAATCCCCTTCTTATCTGAAAAAGATATTATTGCAAGGTCATCTTAA
- the PmUG01_13049400 gene encoding aldo-keto reductase, putative, which yields MKGQTSILLVVIHTFLLFKEYFCLLKKRNYYTSTFTSTFNLTNKSVTKLKSVRKKYSLRNTTFIKTFKSRLTKNYSTFCFIWSNILYVTQKRRVPSTLEKNNKLSILGTPTGGMTSLVISTKAYAKRNSEEKKENKQKEKASKEGELQKEKENKSQKRRGRRGRSSTIRDSPDGATVSALRAENNIKKRGRKKKKTAQKEEAVQAENEENMLDEEQKGEEFYYDRAEDNVEKEEGIETKGISKEEEERQKERERERQKEKEERDKKIEFIKKVEFLLEEDEKNHQLYEERPDISKLRFGEKPPPESQDLMNAILSSVHKNEKLEERETIDNTDKSEQRSSLKYKHLFYELLRISNSNSFKTHKIYTHKDLIYGMKYRKLGESNLCVSEICIGTSMYENENFISKDDVNVLLNMAFYEYGINFFDICEYDPFPHDPDSYKKSKNVNMNLFLKDKKRENIVINLRMCSSRNVEKSAHGDYYLSWIMEGFKDDTPSFYNIEQRLDKILKNLNTNYVDILTIDLPERYIPNSVNGEDTYVWGYENLNLENKKVISIEEQFEILEKLVLKGKVRHIAVSNESVWGIYEWCNISKKKKKKNMKILCVQNLYNLLHRNEVESSGMVEMILKENYNVPLVPYGLLAGGILTGKYLDPERYHTIGPETLLGDDQLDHDLDDSRGNKAEDYGYLSYGPRNGRCNKYPHLYKSHRCVWAQDATAEYMKIARSHAMTLSQLSLSFVYSRPFVASSIIGPRTLGQLKDSVLALNYPMYQHTEYDIHEIFLRYRGCTMDGNTILNSLKDPNKTSQNAFYKTANIPIFSGGSYWNNYPLPFLPKRYAYTDLKEEHDRIRSTFGLNDEPNDSNFISSRIWIEREKRKGEYFALKESILFEWDKYKVRKGIITELSNTEKTLYDTRDFHFYFKNNTISVTPTDDEIREFYENKEKVKKVISQAINDHQELYQYQDQIGQDMPDIFNNLDIDLIYKQLLNRHNINPLDKMELDYIYQYIKLTPSEIKTESFWYIYKYNPFGTSFGFRTGTEP from the coding sequence ATGAAAGGGCAAACGAGTATACTCCTTGTTGTTATTCACACATTTCTCCTTTTCAAGGAATATTTTTgcctattaaaaaaaagaaactatTACACCTCAACATTCACTTCAACCTTCAACTTAACAAATAAAAGtgtaacaaaattaaagagTGTCAGAAAGAAGTATTCATTGAGGAACactacatttataaaaacttttaaaaGTCGTCttactaaaaattattctactttttgctttatttggAGTAATATTCTTTATGTAACACAAAAGAGGAGAGTGCCTAGTACGTTAGAAAAGAACAATAAATTATCAATTTTAGGTACTCCAACGGGTGGTATGACTAGCTTGGTCATATCAACAAAGGCGTACGCGAAAAGGAACTCTGAAGAGAAGAAggaaaataaacaaaaagaaaaagcgaGTAAAGAAGGGGAATtgcaaaaagaaaaggagaaCAAATCACAGAagagaagaggaagaagaggTAGAAGTAGCACCATAAGAGATTCCCCAGACGGTGCTACAGTTTCTGCTTTACGCgctgaaaataatataaagaagagggggaggaaaaagaaaaaaacagcTCAGAAGGAAGAAGCAGTACAGGCAGAAAATGAGGAAAATATGTTAGATGAAGAGCAAAAGGGGGaagaattttattatgaCAGAGCAGAGGACAATGTTGAAAAAGAAGAGGGGATAGAAACCAAAGGGATATCgaaagaggaagaagagcGACAAAAAGAACGGGAAAGAGAAAGgcaaaaggaaaaggaagaGAGAGATAAAAAGATCGAGTTCATCAAAAAAGTAGAATTTTTACTAGaagaagatgaaaaaaatcaTCAGTTGTATGAAGAAAGACCAGATATAAGTAAACTTAGATTCGGGGAAAAGCCCCCACCAGAGAGCCAAGATCTAATGAATGCAATCTTATCGAgtgttcataaaaatgaaaagttgGAAGAACGAGAAACAATTGACAATACGGACAAATCAGAACAACGGAGCAGCTTGAAATATAAGCACCTATTTTATGAGCTGCTACGAATTAGCAACTCGAATAGCTTTAAGACtcacaaaatatatacacataaggATTTAATATACGGAATGAAGTACCGCAAATTAGGTGAGAGCAACCTATGTGTAAGTGAAATTTGTATTGGGACTAGTATGTATGAAAATGAGAATTTCATAAGTAAAGACGATGTAAATGTTTTACTAAATATGGCTTTTTATGAATAtggaataaatttttttgatatttgtGAATATGATCCATTTCCACATGACCCAGACAGCtacaaaaaaagtaaaaacgtaaatatgaatttatttcttaaggataaaaaaagagaaaatatagTCATAAATTTAAGAATGTGTTCATCAAGGAATGTAGAAAAAAGTGCACATGGTGATTATTATTTAAGTTGGATAATGGAAGGTTTCAAAGATGATACTCCcagtttttataatatagaaCAAAGGCtagataaaattttaaaaaatttaaatacaaattatgTGGATATTTTAACTATTGATTTACCTGAACGATACATACCTAATAGTGTGAACGGAGAAGATACTTATGTATGGggatatgaaaatttaaacctagaaaataaaaaggtaaTATCCATAGAGGAACAATTTGAAATATTAGAAAAGTTAGTTCTTAAAGGAAAAGTTAGACATATTGCTGTATCGAATGAAAGTGTATGGGGTATATATGAATGGtgtaatatatcaaaaaaaaaaaaaaaaaaaaatatgaaaattttgtgtgtacagaatttatataatttattacatagAAATGAAGTAGAATCATCAGGAATGGTCGAAATGAtattaaaggaaaattataatgtGCCATTAGTACCTTATGGATTATTGGCTGGAGGAATATTAACAGGAAAATATTTAGACCCAGAGAGATATCATACTATTGGTCCAGAAACATTACTAGGGGATGATCAACTTGACCATGATTTAGACGATTCAAGGGGAAATAAGGCGGAAGATTATGGGTATTTATCATATGGACCAAGAAATGGTAGATGTAATAAATATCCACATCTATATAAATCACATAGATGTGTATGGGCTCAAGATGCTACTGcagaatatatgaaaatagcTCGATCACATGCGATGACCCTGAGTCAATTAAGTTTAAGTTTTGTTTATAGTAGACCCTTTGTAGCTTCATCTATTATAGGACCAAGAACATTAGGACAACTAAAAGACTCCGTTTTAGCATTAAATTATCCAATGTATCAACACACTGAATATGATATACATGAAATTTTTCTAAGATATAGGGGTTGTACTATGGATGGaaatactattttaaatAGTCTTAAGGACCCAAATAAGACTAGTCAAAATGCTTTTTACAAAACAGCAAATATACCTATATTCAGTGGAGGATCATACTGGAATAATTATCCCTTACCATTTTTACCTAAACGATATGCATACACAGATTTAAAAGAAGAACATGATAGAATAAGATCAACATTTGGTTTAAATGATGAACCAAATGATTCAAATTTTATTAGTTCACGTATATGGAttgaaagagaaaaaagaaaaggagaaTATTTTGCACTAAAGGaaagtattttatttgaatgggataaatataaagtacGTAAAGGTATAATTACCGAACTCAGTAATACAGAAAAGACTCTTTATGATACTAGagattttcatttttactttaaaaaCAATACCATATCAGTTACTCCAACAGATGACGAAATAAGagaattttatgaaaataaagaaaaagtgaaaaaagtTATCAGCCAAGCAATAAATGATCATCAGGAATTATATCAATATCAAGATCAGATAGGACAAGATATGCCtgacatttttaataatctGGATATTGATCTAATATATAAGCAGTTATTAAATAGGCACAATATAAATCCACTCGATAAAATGGAACTAGATTATATTTACCAGTACATCAAATTAACCCCATCAGAAATTAAAACAGAAAGCTTTTGGTATATCTACAAATACAACCCCTTTGGCACATCATTTGGATTTAGAACTGGTACCGAACCATGA